The genomic region CAAAACAAGATAGAAAAATTTACAATAGTAATATTGGAATAAAATCTATAAGTAATACGGGTTCTAACTTTGAGATAAGCGTAAGAGGTATGAGAGCTGATGAGGCCATACAAAAAGTTGAAAAATTTATTGATAGATCTTTAGTTTCTAATGCTCCTTATATTAGAATAATACATGGAAAGGGAGAAGGTATTTTAAGAAAACTTGTTCACGAAATACTGGCCAATCATCCTCAAGTTGAAAACTTTGGCCTTGCAGATCCAAATGAAGGAGGTGCTGGAGTTACAATTGTACACTTTAGGTAAAGCTTGTTTGAATTTGGTTTTTATTTTTTTGATTTTATCTTGCAATATTGCCTTTGCTCAGGATCTTATATATACCCCTTCCCCCTGGCAGATGGCAAAGCTCCCTTTAAATAGCAGTCTGAACCTGGATTTTTCTTCTGGAGTGTTTGTGCCTGGTCAGCAAGACTCCGTTCAAAGGGTCTCAATAATTGTCATAAGCAACAACGATCCATTTTGGGACTCCGATAAGGCATCTGTTTACCTTACTGAGGGCGAGAAGGATAGATACTATTCGCCTATTCCTGGAAATTTTTTTGGACCGCCGCAGTCAAGATGGTTTTTAATAACTTTTTCACGATTGGCCTCATTTAGTAGTTGTACCATTAAAGTAATCTTAAAAGGCGTAATTACTCCTACTGCTAATTTATATTTTTATACAAGCAATGGTATTTATAAAAATGCAAAAATTGGGTTTGGTTCTTACGACACTGTTAGTTACACTTTTAATTTAGGTCAGCCTGGTGATAGCGTTACGCTGGTAATATTAAATTCGCCATCAGATTCTGGGCCCAATATGGCGTCTAATTGGCGGTCTTTAGACTATAAGATAGAGGTTTCTGGCAACCCATAATGTTTACAATTTTGATTGTAATAACTATAATACATAGGAATTTTAGTGCAGGAGGATTATATGAAAGAATTAATTAGCTTAACCCAAGAAGGTTACGATAGACTGAAAAATGAGCTTGAATATTTGAAAGACGTAAGGCTAAAGGAAATATCTGAAAGAATTCAAGAGGCAAAAGATTTTGCTGAGGATTTTGGCAACCTTGAATACGAAGAGGCAAAGAGTGAGCAGGCTATGATACTTTCAAGAGTAAGTGAGCTGGAATCTCAACTTACTAATGCAAAGATAATCGATATAGATAAGATTGAATTATCAAGAATAAGCATTGGATGCAAGGTAGCTGTGAAAGATCTTAACAAAAAGACCACAAAGGAATATATTATATTAGAACCGATTGAGGCTGATCCCTTGAACGGGAAAATCTCATATCAATCTCCAGTCGGCAAGGCACTGTTCGGTAAGCAGATTGGTGATGAGGTTAGCGTTCATACCCCAGGAGGCCAAACAATAAAATTAAAGGTGATAAACATTGAAAGAGCATGATGATGAGCCGTTTTTAAATGATGAAAATTTAGAAAATGAATACTTCAATCAAAGACTATCAAAGTCTAATTCTTTGAGGGATATGCAAATAGACCCATATCCAGTTGAGTCTCAGTTTGTTGATTATATTTCAAATATAAAAGATAAATTTGAAGGGTGCAGCTTACCTGAAGATGAAGAAGTGAACATAGTAGGCAGACTATTTTCCAAGAGATCTCATGGGAAGATGAGTTTTGCAGATATGATTGATTTTACTGGTAAAATTCAGATACAACTGAAGAAAGATGTCTTGAATGAACAATATGATTTATTTAAGAACTTTATCGATATTGGAGATTTTATTCAAATTTCTGGTCCGCTTTTTAAGACAAAGACAGGCGAGATTACTGTTTTAGTCAAGTCAATTAAGATATTGTCTAAGGCTCTTAGGACGCTCCCCGAAAAATGGCACGGTTTAAAAAATGTAGAATTGAGATATAGATTTAGATACTTGGACCTGATATCGAATCAAAAAACAAGGGACGTATTCTTAAAAAGAAGCAAGATTATGAGTCTCATAAGAAAATTCTTTGAAGAAAAGGATTTTCTGGAGGTAGAGACCCCAATGCTTCACATAATACCAGGCGGCGCATCTGCCAAACCCTTTGTAACATATCACAACGTATTGGAGAAAAATCTTTTTTTGAGGATTGCTCCTGAATTATACCTAAAAAGGTTATTAATCGGTAACTTCCACAAGGTTTATGAGATCAATAGATCTTTTAGAAATGAAGGAGTTTCGGTTAAACATAATCCTGAATTCACAATGCTTGAGGCCTATCAAGCCTACTCTGATCTAAATGATATGATGATTCTTGCAGAGGATCTTCTAAGCTACCTATGTGAAAATGTTTTGGGGACTAGTAACATTACCTATCAGGGGAAGACTTATGACTTTAAGCCGCCTCTGAGAAGATTGGATTTTGATGAATCTATTAAGGAATATGTGGGTTTAACAGATGAACAGTTAAAGGATAAGCCATTTTTGCAGTCATTTGTAAAAAAATTAGGATGCCAATATAGCGAAGAATGGGGATTGGGTAAGTTAAAACTTGAAATATTTGAACACCTTGTGGAGAAAAAAATCGAGGAGCCTACCTTTGTAATCGGATATCCTTCTGAGGTTTCCCCGTTGGCGAAAAAGGATCCTGTAAATCCTTCAAGAGCACAGAGATTTGAATTGATAGTAGCTGGCAGAGAAATTGGGAATGCACATAGCGAGCTAAACGATCCTGTTTATCAAAAAAATATGTTCTTAGAACAGGCAAAACTGAAAGAATGTGGAGATGAGGAAGCTCAAGTTATGGATGATGACTTTATCTTTGCTCTTGAGCATGGAATGCCACCGGCTGGCGGTTTGGGTTTGGGAATTGACAGGATAGTTATGCTCCTGACAGATTCTCCCTCAATAAGGGATGTCATACTCTTTCCTCACTTGAAACCAGATTAAATATGGTAGGTGAATTTTTTGGAGTTGGATGAAGTTATAGACGATCTAAGATGTCTAATTGATGTCCTGCCTGATGATTTTAAATATCCTATATTAGAGTTAAAGAATTTAGGTAATATTATAGAGATTGTTCTTGATCTTGGAAGGTTTCCCGAGGTCAGGTTCCCTGAAGACGCCTTCGAGATAGCTACAAAACAGGTTACACGAGAGGACCTGTCACGGGTTACAGAAAGAGTCGGGAGTTTTTCTGGCGATAACAGAGCTGGCATAGAAAGAACTTTACATAGAATTTCTTGTATTAGAAATAGGACTGGCGAGATTGTAGGCCTCACTCTTAGAGTGGGTAGGGCAGTTTTTGGGACAATTGACATAATAAAGGATATTGTAGAAAGCAAAGAAAGCATACTCTTGATGGGTCCTCCAGGCATTGGAAAGACTACCAAGCTAAGAGAGATTGCAAGAATTTTATCTATGGATATGAAGAGAAGGGTAATTGTGATAGATACTTCAAATGAAATAGGCGGAGATGGGGATATCCCTCACCCTGCAATAGGGAGATCAAGGAGAATGCAGGTCCCTTCTCCTGAAAAACAGCACGCAGTTATGATTGAGGCTGTGGAAAACCATATGCCCCAGGTCATTATTGTGGACGAGATTGGTACAGAATTAGAAGCTCAGGCTGCAAGAACTATTGCTGAAAGAGGGGTGCAGCTTATCGCAACCGCTCATGGCAATAGTCTGGTAAACCTTATTATGAATCCCACATTAAGCGATCTGGTTGGCGGAGTTCAGGTGGTCACCCTTTCTGATGAAGAGGCAAAAAGGCGAAGAACACAGAAAACAATTCAAGAGAGAAAAACCCAACCTACCTTTAGCGTAGTTATAGAGCTTTTGGATAGAGAAAAGATGGTTATACACAAAAATGTAGACAAAGTTGTAGACTTGTTACTCAAAGGTGTTCAGCTAAAGCCTGAAGTTCGCTCAAAAGGATCCGATGGGTCAATAATCATAGAAGAACACAGAATGGAGTTAAATAAAGAACCATTACAAGATCCTCCTTCTTACAGGGATCGTGAGATAAGAAACAGATTTGACGAAAAAATAAGTAAAGACTTTTTAAATATTTTTTCATTTGGTGTTAATAAAGACGTCTTAGACAGAGCTTCTAAGGAACTGAGGTTGTCGATAAATGTCGTAAAAGATTTAAATATTGCTGATGCTGTTATAACGTTGAAGGGTTTTTTGAGGGTAAAGGGCAAATTTTTTGAAGAAGTGGAAGAAAAAAGTCTTCCTATATATGTAATGAGGAGCAATACCATCACACAGGCAAGAAAAGTTTTGTCTGAGATGGCTCAACTGTGCTCGTCAAATTATGAGGATGTTGATTTTGAGAAGTATGATGCTTTGAAAGAGGCAGAAGAGGGTATAAGAAAAGTCTTGAAAGAAAAAATTTCAGTTGAACTGAGCCCCAGAAATGC from Thermodesulfobium sp. 4217-1 harbors:
- the lysS gene encoding lysine--tRNA ligase: MKEHDDEPFLNDENLENEYFNQRLSKSNSLRDMQIDPYPVESQFVDYISNIKDKFEGCSLPEDEEVNIVGRLFSKRSHGKMSFADMIDFTGKIQIQLKKDVLNEQYDLFKNFIDIGDFIQISGPLFKTKTGEITVLVKSIKILSKALRTLPEKWHGLKNVELRYRFRYLDLISNQKTRDVFLKRSKIMSLIRKFFEEKDFLEVETPMLHIIPGGASAKPFVTYHNVLEKNLFLRIAPELYLKRLLIGNFHKVYEINRSFRNEGVSVKHNPEFTMLEAYQAYSDLNDMMILAEDLLSYLCENVLGTSNITYQGKTYDFKPPLRRLDFDESIKEYVGLTDEQLKDKPFLQSFVKKLGCQYSEEWGLGKLKLEIFEHLVEKKIEEPTFVIGYPSEVSPLAKKDPVNPSRAQRFELIVAGREIGNAHSELNDPVYQKNMFLEQAKLKECGDEEAQVMDDDFIFALEHGMPPAGGLGLGIDRIVMLLTDSPSIRDVILFPHLKPD
- the greA gene encoding transcription elongation factor GreA, yielding MKELISLTQEGYDRLKNELEYLKDVRLKEISERIQEAKDFAEDFGNLEYEEAKSEQAMILSRVSELESQLTNAKIIDIDKIELSRISIGCKVAVKDLNKKTTKEYIILEPIEADPLNGKISYQSPVGKALFGKQIGDEVSVHTPGGQTIKLKVINIERA